In Microbacterium lushaniae, the following are encoded in one genomic region:
- a CDS encoding IclR family transcriptional regulator produces the protein MAEFDGRSRLTAHVMIHSEAPPDVSARPDDEAVDAGATRGPTRTAAGRVLSLLGAFARGGGALTLSELSRYADLTLTTTHRLVKELVEWGGVEQDPSGRYRLSNKILELASSSTRALQLRERALPSLIRLHQETGLSVQLAAREDHHVFFLEALRTLPNYSGENRIGGRLPLHAAGTGMVLLAYSSDDFVDEYLSRPLHQYTPHTMVDPVVIREHLADIRRRRYFIAPQTISLETGSVAAPVLGPDLSVIAAVNAIYFVGRHDPAGLVQPILAAANRVSQSMAQTRADVDPRTVDFNRRQAGLL, from the coding sequence GTGGCTGAGTTTGACGGCCGATCGCGTCTGACGGCGCACGTCATGATCCACTCGGAAGCGCCCCCCGACGTTTCTGCACGGCCCGATGACGAAGCGGTCGATGCCGGGGCCACCCGCGGGCCAACTCGTACCGCGGCCGGTCGTGTTCTCTCGCTGCTCGGCGCCTTCGCGCGCGGGGGTGGCGCGCTCACCCTCTCCGAGTTGAGCCGCTACGCCGACCTGACCCTGACCACGACGCACCGACTGGTCAAAGAGCTCGTCGAGTGGGGCGGCGTCGAACAGGATCCATCGGGTCGGTACCGTCTCAGCAACAAGATCCTCGAGCTGGCCTCGAGCTCCACACGCGCTCTTCAGCTACGCGAACGCGCGCTTCCCAGCCTGATCCGCCTCCACCAGGAAACGGGGCTGAGTGTCCAGCTCGCAGCCCGGGAGGACCACCATGTGTTCTTCCTCGAGGCGTTGCGGACCCTGCCGAACTACTCCGGCGAGAACCGTATCGGTGGCCGTCTCCCGCTGCATGCCGCAGGAACCGGCATGGTCCTCCTGGCGTACTCCAGCGACGACTTCGTCGATGAGTACCTATCCCGCCCCCTGCACCAGTACACGCCGCACACCATGGTGGACCCCGTGGTGATCCGCGAGCATCTGGCCGACATCCGGCGCCGGCGGTACTTCATCGCACCACAAACGATCTCCCTGGAGACAGGATCCGTCGCGGCGCCCGTACTCGGGCCGGATCTGTCGGTGATCGCTGCCGTGAACGCAATCTATTTCGTGGGACGTCATGATCCCGCCGGACTGGTCCAGCCGATCCTCGCGGCGGCGAACCGTGTGTCCCAATCCATGGCGCAGACGCGCGCCGACGTCGACCCCCGGACTGTCGATTTCAACCGTCGACAGGCGGGGCTTCTCTAG
- a CDS encoding amidohydrolase family protein, translated as MIIDAHAHVVPKDYPADSGFPTMTPVSGDTARDLAFGSFGMRLRDAYFEVERRIEAMDDAAVDAEVISPMPPLLNYTIDSETARSLHRYVNEKLAGLAEAGAGRIHALGMVPLQDPAAAADELTRVRDLGLRGIEVGSHVNGVAIGDSRFLEVFQEAERLGLVIFVHTLPRADEVGVPPQMRASIGVGIEASRGAASIAFGDHPAHCALTNVMFSHAAGGFPAMVARADYFWETTPAESRSAEKPSSIARRFSYDSMVFDPRGLRFLIDYIGADRVMLGTDFPAMNRPAQLADLLEPLDLDPAAYAQVASDNCLAWLSLTADRV; from the coding sequence ATGATCATCGACGCCCACGCACATGTCGTCCCCAAGGACTATCCGGCAGACTCCGGCTTCCCCACGATGACACCGGTGTCAGGCGACACTGCACGGGATCTGGCCTTCGGCTCCTTCGGAATGCGGCTACGCGATGCCTACTTCGAGGTGGAGCGTCGTATCGAGGCGATGGACGACGCCGCCGTGGATGCCGAAGTCATCTCGCCGATGCCGCCACTGTTGAACTACACGATCGACTCCGAGACCGCGCGCTCGCTCCACAGATACGTCAACGAGAAGCTGGCTGGGCTCGCCGAAGCGGGAGCCGGCCGTATCCACGCGCTCGGAATGGTACCCCTCCAGGACCCCGCCGCGGCCGCCGACGAGCTGACCCGAGTTCGCGACCTCGGTCTTCGCGGGATCGAAGTGGGCTCACATGTGAACGGCGTCGCGATCGGGGATTCGCGATTCTTGGAGGTCTTCCAGGAGGCGGAGAGGCTCGGTCTCGTGATCTTCGTCCACACGCTCCCCCGCGCCGACGAGGTGGGCGTACCTCCCCAGATGCGTGCGTCCATCGGGGTGGGCATCGAAGCGTCCCGCGGCGCTGCATCCATCGCCTTCGGCGACCACCCTGCGCACTGCGCGCTGACCAACGTCATGTTCAGCCACGCAGCCGGCGGGTTCCCGGCGATGGTGGCGCGCGCCGACTACTTCTGGGAGACGACACCCGCGGAATCCCGCTCGGCGGAGAAACCCAGCTCCATCGCTCGCCGATTCTCCTACGACTCGATGGTGTTCGATCCCCGTGGGCTGCGGTTCCTGATCGACTACATCGGCGCCGACCGTGTGATGCTCGGCACGGATTTCCCCGCGATGAATCGCCCGGCTCAGCTGGCGGACCTGCTCGAGCCGCTCGATCTCGATCCGGCCGCGTACGCGCAGGTGGCTTCGGACAACTGCCTTGCGTGGCTGAGTTTGACGGCCGATCGCGTCTGA